Proteins encoded by one window of Pseudomonas sp. PSKL.D1:
- a CDS encoding DUF1285 domain-containing protein yields the protein MTDSGKANDLLAQIPKHKGLPPVHLWNPDFCGDIDMRIARDGTWYYLGTPIGRKPMVRLFSTIIRRDGDDYFLITPVEKVGIRVDDAPFVAVTLDVQGSGEQQVLRFTSNVEDEVEAGPENPLRVEIDPVTQEPSPYVLMRANLEALIHRNVFYQLVELAVPRMIDGDEWLGVWSRGQFYPIGRSHM from the coding sequence ATGACGGATTCCGGCAAAGCCAATGATCTTCTGGCGCAGATTCCCAAACACAAGGGCCTGCCGCCAGTGCATCTGTGGAACCCGGACTTCTGCGGCGACATCGACATGCGCATCGCGCGTGACGGCACCTGGTACTACCTGGGTACGCCGATCGGGCGCAAGCCAATGGTGCGTTTGTTTTCCACGATCATCCGGCGTGATGGCGATGACTACTTCCTGATCACACCGGTAGAGAAAGTGGGCATTCGCGTCGACGATGCGCCCTTTGTGGCTGTGACACTGGATGTGCAGGGCAGTGGCGAACAGCAGGTGCTGCGGTTTACCAGCAATGTCGAGGATGAGGTGGAAGCAGGGCCGGAAAACCCACTGCGGGTGGAGATCGACCCGGTAACGCAGGAGCCATCACCCTACGTGCTGATGCGCGCCAATCTGGAGGCGCTCATACACCGTAACGTGTTTTATCAACTGGTAGAGCTAGCGGTGCCTCGGATGATCGATGGGGATGAGTGGCTTGGCGTGTGGAGTCGCGGCCAGTTCTACCCGATCGGGCGCAGCCACATGTGA
- a CDS encoding DUF4823 domain-containing protein: protein MRSLVLPLALLALGGCMNVSDMGEGVRYHMSDAGLLDHSDTRRTLSIRLQPDSFIFIGQGAFMPPGKGPQPKQNVVAEEAFKSFVEYFPLVRRAQGPLGLEEAIAQARSVGADYVLYTRFARTDDRIGNGDEWYDEQAVDRLGWDTGVVQMMLIETNTRYLIDTARIKSRGGLLTFHDNTPEDLLAAPMREYARSLLGMSK, encoded by the coding sequence ATGCGTAGCCTTGTCTTGCCCCTGGCGCTGTTGGCGCTGGGTGGCTGCATGAATGTCAGCGATATGGGCGAGGGCGTCCGTTACCACATGAGCGATGCCGGGTTGCTCGATCACAGCGACACGCGCCGCACGCTGTCGATCCGCCTGCAGCCGGATTCGTTCATCTTCATTGGCCAGGGTGCCTTCATGCCGCCGGGCAAAGGGCCGCAGCCGAAGCAGAATGTGGTGGCCGAGGAAGCCTTCAAAAGCTTTGTCGAATACTTCCCGTTGGTGCGCCGCGCCCAAGGCCCATTGGGCCTGGAAGAGGCCATCGCACAGGCGCGCTCGGTGGGCGCCGATTACGTGCTCTACACCCGTTTCGCCCGCACCGATGACCGTATCGGCAACGGTGACGAGTGGTATGACGAACAGGCGGTCGACCGCCTGGGCTGGGACACGGGCGTGGTGCAGATGATGTTGATCGAAACCAACACCCGCTACCTGATCGACACGGCCCGCATCAAGAGCCGTGGCGGTTTGTTGACGTTCCACGACAACACGCCAGAGGATTTGCTCGCGGCGCCAATGCGCGAGTACGCTCGTAGCCTTCTGGGCATGAGCAAGTAA
- a CDS encoding GTP 3',8-cyclase MoaA: MIVDRQGRRFRNLRVSLTAACNYACSYCVPNGKRLVAAQDELPADTLARGVAYLIEAAGIERLRITGGEPLISPRLDAFLAAVAQLALQDITLTTNGQLLSRKLPQLQAAGIRRLNVSLDTLDPLAFRRIARGGDLATVLAGMQQARALGMQIKVNMVPMRGQNLDQVLPLLDYCLEQGFELRFIELMRMGHLARDHNAFVQQFVGLDSLLELIGQAHAYQQVDAPLDATALRYQIPGRGHFGVIANESVPFCRTCSRLRLSSTGWLHGCLSSNNRHYVGDLLAKPRHEALPALQRLLVKALADKQELAFSGGVTVMKVIGG; this comes from the coding sequence ATGATCGTCGATCGTCAAGGCAGGCGTTTTCGCAACCTGCGCGTCAGCCTGACAGCTGCCTGCAACTATGCCTGCAGTTACTGCGTGCCCAATGGCAAGCGCTTGGTGGCCGCGCAGGATGAACTCCCCGCAGATACATTGGCGCGCGGTGTGGCCTACCTGATCGAGGCGGCTGGTATCGAGCGTTTGCGCATCACCGGCGGCGAACCACTGATCAGCCCCAGGCTGGATGCGTTCCTGGCAGCTGTGGCACAGCTTGCCCTGCAAGACATTACCTTGACCACGAACGGCCAACTGCTTTCACGCAAGCTGCCTCAGTTGCAGGCCGCAGGCATCCGTCGGCTGAACGTGTCCCTCGATACCCTCGACCCGCTGGCGTTTCGCCGTATCGCAAGGGGAGGCGACCTGGCGACTGTGCTCGCCGGCATGCAGCAGGCCAGGGCGCTTGGCATGCAGATCAAGGTGAACATGGTGCCCATGCGCGGGCAGAACCTCGACCAGGTGTTGCCGCTGCTGGATTACTGCCTGGAGCAAGGTTTTGAGCTGCGCTTCATCGAGCTGATGCGCATGGGCCACCTGGCCCGTGACCACAACGCGTTCGTTCAGCAATTCGTCGGGTTGGACAGCTTGTTGGAGCTGATTGGCCAGGCGCACGCGTACCAGCAAGTCGATGCACCGCTGGATGCCACCGCGCTGCGCTATCAGATCCCGGGTAGGGGGCATTTCGGCGTGATCGCCAACGAGAGCGTGCCGTTCTGCCGGACGTGCTCACGCCTGCGCCTTTCGTCAACGGGCTGGTTGCATGGTTGTTTGTCGTCGAACAACCGTCACTATGTCGGCGACCTGTTGGCCAAACCGCGTCACGAAGCGCTGCCAGCCTTGCAGCGCTTGCTGGTAAAAGCCTTGGCCGACAAGCAGGAACTGGCGTTCTCCGGCGGTGTGACGGTCATGAAAGTGATTGGCGGTTAA
- a CDS encoding TetR/AcrR family transcriptional regulator, with protein MQKEPRKVREFRRREQEILDTALKLFLEQGEDSVTVEMIADAVGIGKGTIYKHFKSKAEIYLRLMLDYERDLNALLHSADVDRDKEALSRAYFEFRMRDPQRYRLFDRLEEKVVKGNQVPEMVEELHSIRASNFDRLTQLIKGRISEGKLEDVPPYFHYCAAWALVHGAVALYHSPFWSNVLEDQEGFFQFLMDIGVRMGNKRKRDPEAAG; from the coding sequence ATGCAGAAAGAACCTCGTAAGGTCCGTGAGTTTCGCCGTCGCGAACAGGAAATCCTTGATACCGCACTCAAACTGTTCCTTGAACAGGGTGAAGACAGCGTCACTGTCGAGATGATCGCCGACGCTGTGGGTATCGGCAAAGGTACGATCTACAAGCATTTCAAGTCCAAGGCGGAGATCTACCTGCGCCTGATGCTCGATTATGAGCGGGACCTGAACGCGCTGTTGCATTCTGCCGATGTCGACCGCGACAAGGAGGCGCTGTCGCGCGCCTACTTCGAGTTCCGCATGCGTGACCCGCAGCGCTATCGGTTGTTCGACCGCCTGGAAGAGAAGGTGGTCAAGGGCAACCAGGTGCCGGAAATGGTCGAGGAGCTGCACAGCATCCGCGCGTCCAACTTCGATCGCCTCACCCAGCTGATCAAGGGCCGTATCAGCGAAGGCAAGCTTGAAGATGTGCCGCCGTACTTCCATTACTGTGCCGCCTGGGCGCTGGTACATGGCGCGGTTGCGCTGTATCACTCGCCGTTCTGGAGCAATGTGCTGGAAGACCAGGAAGGTTTCTTCCAGTTCCTCATGGACATCGGTGTGCGCATGGGCAACAAGCGCAAGCGTGACCCGGAAGCCGCTGGCTAG
- a CDS encoding aminotransferase class V-fold PLP-dependent enzyme produces the protein MSMFHDEFELAPGLRYLNHAAIAPWPRRAREAVARFAQANVQRGASDYTAWLATERRLRDRLMRLINAPSSGDIALVQNTSQALSLVAFGLEWQPGDQVVISDEEFPSNRIVWEALADRGVEVVQASLAGDDPEAALLAACGPRTRLLAVSAVQFGSGLRLDLERLGQGCRARNVLFCVDAIQQIGALPFDVQRYQCDFAMADGHKWMLGPEGLGVFYCRTALRPQLKLHAYGWHMMDHLGDFERRQWRPAPSARRFECGSPNMLGAHALEASLSLLEDIGMPEIARQLTLRIEQLHQGLANIPGIRLHSPASPEKRAGIVTFSVDGVASSAIYQALTAEGTICALRGPGVRFSPHFYTKEHHIEEAVQQVRRLAIR, from the coding sequence ATGTCTATGTTTCACGATGAGTTCGAGCTGGCCCCGGGCCTGCGCTATCTGAACCACGCGGCCATCGCCCCTTGGCCACGCCGGGCCCGCGAGGCGGTGGCGCGCTTTGCTCAGGCCAATGTACAGAGGGGCGCCAGCGACTACACAGCCTGGCTCGCCACCGAACGGCGCCTGCGCGATCGCCTGATGCGCTTGATCAACGCACCGTCGAGTGGGGACATCGCTCTGGTCCAGAACACCTCGCAGGCGCTGTCACTGGTGGCCTTTGGCCTGGAATGGCAACCCGGCGATCAGGTGGTGATCAGTGATGAAGAATTCCCCTCCAATCGCATCGTTTGGGAGGCGTTGGCCGACCGCGGCGTAGAGGTGGTACAAGCCAGCCTTGCCGGCGATGATCCGGAAGCCGCCCTGCTGGCTGCCTGCGGGCCTCGTACCCGCTTGCTGGCCGTGAGTGCGGTGCAGTTTGGCAGCGGGCTGCGCCTGGACCTGGAGCGCCTTGGCCAGGGCTGCCGGGCACGCAATGTATTATTCTGCGTCGATGCTATCCAGCAGATCGGCGCCCTGCCCTTCGACGTTCAGCGGTATCAATGCGACTTTGCCATGGCCGACGGGCATAAATGGATGCTTGGCCCGGAGGGGCTGGGTGTTTTCTATTGCCGCACGGCGTTGCGCCCGCAATTGAAGCTGCATGCCTATGGCTGGCACATGATGGATCACCTTGGCGACTTCGAACGCCGACAGTGGCGGCCGGCACCCAGTGCACGCCGTTTCGAATGCGGCAGCCCGAACATGCTCGGCGCACATGCACTGGAGGCAAGCCTGTCGCTGCTGGAAGATATCGGCATGCCGGAAATTGCCAGGCAACTGACGCTACGGATCGAGCAACTGCATCAAGGCCTGGCCAACATTCCCGGCATACGCCTGCACAGCCCGGCTTCGCCGGAAAAGCGGGCGGGCATAGTGACATTCAGCGTTGACGGCGTGGCAAGTTCAGCCATCTACCAAGCATTGACCGCCGAAGGAACAATTTGCGCACTGCGCGGCCCTGGAGTGCGATTTTCGCCGCATTTCTATACCAAAGAGCATCATATCGAAGAAGCTGTTCAGCAAGTGCGGCGCCTGGCCATACGCTGA
- a CDS encoding TatD family hydrolase, whose translation MLVDSHCHLDRLDLSAHNGSLDAALQAARERGVGHFLCIGVSAENAGAVKALSEQYADVDCSVGIHPLDLAPGETPALEWLLRELSHPHVVAIGETGLDYHYEPEAAELQQASFRLHLEASRQTGKPVIVHTRAARADTLALLREASLPQAGVLHCFTEDWDMAKAALDLGYYISLSGIVTFRNAEALREVARQVPVDRLLVETDSPYLAPIPHRGKPNLPQYVREVAEYVASLRGASYEQLAEQTTANFKRLFPLARVA comes from the coding sequence ATGCTTGTAGATTCCCATTGCCACCTCGATCGTCTTGACCTGAGCGCCCACAATGGCTCCCTGGATGCAGCCCTGCAGGCGGCGCGGGAGCGCGGCGTTGGGCACTTCCTGTGCATTGGTGTAAGTGCCGAGAATGCCGGGGCGGTGAAGGCCCTGAGCGAGCAGTATGCCGATGTCGATTGCTCGGTTGGCATTCACCCGCTCGACCTGGCGCCGGGTGAGACCCCAGCGCTGGAGTGGCTGCTGCGCGAACTGTCGCACCCACATGTGGTGGCCATTGGCGAAACCGGGCTTGATTACCATTACGAGCCGGAAGCGGCCGAGCTGCAGCAGGCGTCGTTCCGCCTGCACCTTGAAGCGTCGCGCCAGACCGGCAAGCCGGTGATCGTGCATACACGGGCGGCGAGGGCAGATACCTTGGCCTTGCTGCGTGAGGCCAGCTTGCCGCAGGCGGGCGTGCTGCACTGCTTTACCGAGGATTGGGACATGGCCAAGGCCGCCCTCGACCTGGGCTATTACATTTCGCTCTCCGGTATTGTTACGTTCCGCAATGCTGAAGCCCTGCGCGAAGTGGCGCGACAAGTGCCGGTCGACCGCCTGCTGGTCGAAACCGATTCCCCGTACCTGGCCCCTATTCCCCATCGCGGAAAGCCCAACCTGCCGCAGTACGTGCGCGAGGTGGCTGAATACGTGGCCTCGTTGCGTGGTGCCAGCTACGAGCAGCTGGCCGAGCAAACCACCGCCAACTTCAAACGGTTGTTCCCCCTCGCTCGTGTAGCCTGA
- a CDS encoding DNA polymerase III subunit delta' produces the protein MAEAYPWQQALWQQLAGRAQHAHAYLLHGPKGIGKRAMAERLMARLLCQQPQGLDACGQCKSCLLLKAGSHPDNFVLEPEEADKPIKVDQVRELVQFVVQTAQLGGRKVVLIEPVEAMNINASNALLKSLEEPSGDTVLLLVSHQPSRLLATIKSRCQQVTCPQPSLSESRAWLASALAESDEAERDELLTLAAGSPLMAQSLQAQGVREQRALVTDGVKKLLKQQQSPSQLAEAWSGVPLLLLFDWFCDWSHLILRYQLTQDEEGLGLADMRKVVQYLAQKSRQAKVLDVQAWILEQRQKVLGKANLNRVLLLEALLAHWVQLPGSR, from the coding sequence GTGGCTGAAGCCTACCCCTGGCAGCAGGCGTTGTGGCAACAGTTGGCGGGGCGTGCCCAGCATGCCCATGCTTACCTGTTGCATGGCCCCAAGGGCATCGGCAAGCGGGCCATGGCCGAGCGGCTCATGGCGCGCCTGTTGTGCCAGCAGCCCCAGGGCCTGGATGCCTGCGGCCAGTGCAAGTCGTGCCTGTTGCTCAAGGCAGGCAGCCACCCGGACAACTTTGTGCTGGAGCCTGAAGAGGCTGACAAGCCAATCAAGGTTGATCAGGTGCGCGAGCTGGTACAGTTCGTGGTACAGACGGCCCAGCTTGGCGGGCGCAAGGTCGTGTTGATCGAGCCGGTGGAGGCCATGAACATCAACGCCTCCAACGCGCTGCTCAAAAGCCTGGAAGAGCCTTCCGGCGACACCGTGCTGCTGCTGGTCAGCCACCAGCCCAGCCGCCTGCTGGCGACCATCAAAAGCCGTTGCCAGCAAGTTACCTGCCCGCAACCCAGCCTGAGCGAAAGCCGAGCCTGGCTGGCCTCGGCGCTGGCCGAAAGCGATGAGGCTGAACGCGACGAGCTGCTGACCCTGGCTGCCGGCTCGCCGTTGATGGCGCAGAGCCTGCAGGCTCAAGGCGTGCGCGAACAGCGTGCGCTGGTCACGGATGGGGTGAAGAAACTGCTGAAGCAGCAGCAATCACCCAGCCAGCTGGCCGAGGCGTGGAGCGGTGTGCCATTGCTTTTGCTGTTTGACTGGTTCTGCGACTGGTCGCACCTGATACTGCGTTATCAATTGACCCAGGACGAAGAAGGTTTAGGCTTGGCGGATATGCGCAAGGTGGTGCAGTACCTGGCGCAAAAAAGCCGGCAGGCCAAGGTGCTGGATGTCCAGGCCTGGATCCTTGAGCAGCGTCAGAAGGTGCTGGGCAAGGCCAACCTCAACCGCGTCCTGCTGCTGGAAGCCCTGCTGGCCCATTGGGTGCAGTTGCCGGGTTCACGCTGA
- the tmk gene encoding dTMP kinase: MTSFLNRILGTGKSTNRDYLAARLREQGLEVVLTREPGGTPLAEKIRELLLAPSDEAMDADTELLLVFAARAQHLAQVIRPALAKGAVVLCDRFTDATYAYQGGGRGLSVERIATLEQFVQGDLRPDLTLVFDLPVEVGLARAAARGRLDRFEQEGQAFFEAVRQAYLQRAQREPQRYSLLDAAQSLDMVQRDIDALLQGIVVRCRG; this comes from the coding sequence TTGACATCGTTCCTAAACAGAATATTAGGCACCGGCAAAAGCACTAACCGCGACTACCTGGCGGCACGCCTGCGCGAGCAGGGGCTGGAGGTGGTGCTGACCCGTGAGCCAGGCGGCACGCCATTGGCCGAGAAAATTCGCGAACTGCTGTTGGCGCCAAGCGACGAGGCGATGGACGCAGACACTGAGTTGCTGTTGGTGTTCGCCGCGCGTGCCCAACACTTGGCGCAGGTTATCCGCCCGGCATTGGCCAAAGGGGCGGTTGTGCTGTGTGATCGGTTCACAGACGCCACTTACGCCTATCAGGGCGGCGGCCGTGGCCTTTCGGTGGAGCGCATCGCTACTCTGGAGCAATTCGTTCAAGGCGACCTGCGCCCGGACCTGACGCTCGTATTCGATCTGCCGGTAGAAGTGGGCCTGGCCCGTGCCGCAGCGCGCGGCCGCCTGGACCGTTTCGAGCAGGAGGGCCAAGCCTTCTTCGAGGCTGTGCGCCAAGCCTACCTGCAGCGCGCCCAGCGTGAACCACAGCGCTACAGCCTGTTGGATGCCGCCCAGTCGCTGGATATGGTGCAGCGTGACATCGATGCGCTATTGCAAGGCATTGTGGTGCGTTGCCGTGGCTGA
- a CDS encoding DEAD/DEAH box helicase, producing the protein MIEVYDAAKQSLGADGFSAFRYLSAVNSLLSNPVSTSLGRDLTIRALGSREKFVDHVGILRNMVRKAGLFPYLKKEFSELSQGERIALDVYQTPFSKDFVFHSMQFRIFDLLKAGRNVVLSAPTSMGKSAIVDSLLGLGRFKRVVLVVPTVALADETRRRLQERFGEVYQIIHHSSQECRSDRVVYVLTQERVNERDDIKAIDLFVIDEFYKLAFQQLKNGTTDFKDERVTELNIALSKLLKVSKQFYLTGPFINSIRGLTELGYDHTFISADFNTVAVDVQTFGVDPNDDEGKLEMLATIAPQCEGATIIYCKSSTVAGNVARELVRLGYGQPFQSPHIDWVAEEFDPDWDYTYALKNSIGLHFGGLPRALQQYTADRFNAGDLRFLLCTATIIEGVNTIAKNVVIYDNRNGTRGIDKFTHGNIKGRAGRMGVHFVGKVFCLEDVPEDNLNQEVDIPLGIQDEDTPLNLLASAQPDHLTEYSQDRFEAAFAQDRFSVDLVKKHSYFRMEQFEQLYSLVQMLNEDEFESLVFHWSPAPGFLKTLAKISSKIVPKAFSTNGLQTKTPDNILAKLTAYLKADSYSAFLKGQIEYTKQRIKAQEKVNLSKSLNNDLKLVSNAFGYTIPKLLGLLEDVVRLHAIKKGIRSTIDYSHVRMGFESFHLPAGVNALEEIGIPIQTLHRMAELVEFPEEAGVDELAEYLRQNEFAWEFMGFVDQSFVRRALGVV; encoded by the coding sequence GTGATCGAAGTTTATGATGCTGCAAAGCAGAGTTTGGGCGCAGATGGGTTCTCCGCGTTCCGCTACCTCTCAGCGGTCAACTCCCTCCTGTCCAACCCCGTTTCCACTTCATTGGGTAGAGATCTGACCATTCGGGCGCTTGGTTCCCGTGAGAAATTCGTGGATCACGTTGGAATTCTTCGGAACATGGTCAGGAAGGCTGGGTTATTTCCGTACTTGAAGAAAGAGTTCTCGGAGCTTTCCCAGGGCGAACGTATTGCTTTGGACGTGTACCAAACGCCATTCTCGAAAGACTTTGTTTTTCACTCGATGCAGTTCCGGATCTTCGATCTGCTCAAGGCTGGCCGCAACGTCGTACTGAGTGCGCCTACCAGTATGGGCAAGAGTGCCATTGTCGACTCGCTGCTTGGCCTTGGTCGCTTCAAGCGGGTCGTTCTCGTAGTACCTACCGTCGCTCTGGCTGACGAGACACGCCGGCGGCTTCAGGAGCGCTTTGGCGAGGTCTATCAGATCATTCACCACAGCTCGCAAGAATGCCGCAGCGACAGGGTCGTGTACGTCTTGACCCAGGAACGGGTAAACGAGCGTGATGACATCAAGGCCATCGATCTTTTCGTTATTGATGAATTCTACAAACTGGCCTTCCAGCAGCTTAAAAACGGCACTACCGACTTCAAGGATGAGCGAGTCACTGAGTTGAATATCGCCCTCAGTAAGCTGCTGAAGGTCTCCAAGCAGTTTTACCTCACTGGGCCCTTCATCAACAGTATACGTGGCCTAACTGAACTGGGGTACGACCACACATTCATATCTGCCGACTTCAACACCGTGGCGGTCGATGTGCAGACCTTCGGTGTGGATCCCAATGATGATGAGGGGAAGCTTGAGATGTTGGCGACTATCGCACCCCAGTGTGAAGGCGCCACGATTATCTATTGCAAGTCGTCCACTGTGGCCGGCAACGTCGCCCGCGAGCTAGTTAGACTTGGGTACGGGCAGCCATTCCAGAGTCCTCACATTGACTGGGTTGCGGAAGAGTTCGACCCGGATTGGGACTACACCTATGCCCTTAAGAATAGCATCGGTTTGCATTTCGGCGGACTTCCCCGAGCCCTCCAGCAGTACACCGCCGACCGATTCAACGCGGGGGATCTGCGGTTTCTCCTGTGCACCGCAACCATTATCGAGGGTGTAAATACGATTGCTAAGAATGTCGTTATCTACGACAACCGCAACGGTACCCGGGGAATCGACAAATTCACCCACGGCAATATTAAAGGACGTGCGGGGCGGATGGGCGTCCACTTCGTCGGCAAGGTGTTTTGCCTAGAAGACGTTCCCGAGGATAACCTGAATCAGGAGGTCGATATCCCTCTGGGGATTCAGGATGAAGATACGCCGCTGAATCTTCTCGCGAGTGCCCAGCCAGATCATTTGACTGAATATTCCCAGGATCGGTTTGAAGCCGCGTTTGCGCAGGATCGGTTTTCCGTCGATCTAGTCAAGAAGCACTCCTACTTCAGGATGGAGCAGTTTGAGCAGCTGTACAGCTTGGTTCAGATGCTCAACGAGGACGAGTTTGAGTCACTTGTCTTTCACTGGTCTCCAGCGCCCGGATTTTTGAAGACGTTGGCTAAGATCAGCAGCAAGATCGTACCGAAGGCGTTTTCTACGAATGGTCTTCAAACTAAAACCCCAGATAACATCTTGGCCAAGCTGACCGCCTACCTGAAGGCCGACAGTTATTCGGCTTTTCTGAAAGGTCAGATCGAGTACACCAAGCAGCGGATCAAAGCCCAAGAGAAAGTAAACCTCTCCAAGTCGCTCAATAATGATCTGAAGCTGGTGAGCAATGCCTTCGGCTACACCATCCCCAAGTTGCTGGGGCTGCTGGAGGACGTTGTTCGTTTGCACGCTATCAAAAAGGGGATTCGCAGCACCATTGACTACAGCCATGTCAGGATGGGTTTTGAGAGTTTCCATCTCCCAGCAGGCGTGAACGCGCTTGAAGAGATAGGCATCCCCATCCAGACGCTGCACCGCATGGCTGAGTTGGTGGAGTTTCCCGAAGAGGCGGGCGTGGATGAGTTGGCTGAATATCTCCGGCAGAACGAATTTGCCTGGGAGTTTATGGGGTTCGTAGACCAGAGTTTCGTGAGGCGGGCTTTAGGGGTTGTGTGA
- a CDS encoding HamA C-terminal domain-containing protein — MDVKMEPNDAGGVAAKHGFIFQDCVAAFYVTQMLRDKTIRRIRCEVTDDIDVVCDDFVEFVQVKTTTKTLWAQSDLVVLSKVASNKKIPCSSILHKSMECEPELTVPRKFRIVTEHPTNVTLEYLLISREERDGKPGRDELIKYLNSKTANYVATSGVDVANWVDAAWWQVFRTMREIELLGIRNIRLAADELHGAILSAEASAEDIWRGILDTVTRKGALSRRIHSVDSKSYLRADLNTWFQGRVEEDQKRVGRKIYVKRQLPHILVPFRAPLATPCAKRNGLVLHQQYSMTRYRYKHIVDNVCKWLDEVFLRPNELADIYKLSLVEQGQRLQNTVFASLGDVRSFLGRVLLHATIRQTHSSQPIPCMLYLEGQNEEKILENVHIVRRDPGGDELWVGFSELVTASNIAARLHEIRDELYEQIMECFSNARGKILDIKDDAYLLRHDIHTILDESNSFDSHLDRLRFVLFIGYDSTLLTEPETPGHEDHLEQETAALFEKFVDDLEHDPTFAKLTINVFIYPAPSLETLTQLVDKKVREAL, encoded by the coding sequence ATGGATGTCAAGATGGAACCAAACGATGCCGGCGGAGTTGCTGCCAAGCACGGCTTCATATTTCAGGATTGCGTTGCCGCCTTTTACGTCACACAGATGCTTCGTGACAAGACAATTCGACGCATCCGCTGTGAGGTCACAGATGATATCGACGTCGTCTGCGATGATTTCGTAGAGTTCGTACAGGTCAAAACCACCACCAAGACCCTTTGGGCCCAGAGCGATCTTGTCGTTCTGAGTAAGGTTGCGAGCAACAAAAAGATCCCTTGTAGCTCGATCTTGCACAAGTCCATGGAGTGCGAACCCGAGCTCACCGTCCCAAGAAAATTCAGGATCGTTACGGAGCATCCCACTAACGTCACTCTCGAATACCTGCTTATCAGCCGAGAAGAACGTGACGGCAAGCCCGGGCGCGATGAGCTGATCAAATACCTCAACTCAAAAACCGCCAATTACGTTGCTACCAGTGGGGTGGACGTGGCGAATTGGGTTGACGCCGCGTGGTGGCAAGTGTTCCGAACCATGCGCGAGATTGAGCTCCTGGGCATCAGGAACATTCGGCTTGCTGCGGATGAGCTCCACGGGGCCATCTTGAGCGCCGAAGCCTCTGCAGAGGATATCTGGCGAGGTATCCTGGACACAGTTACGCGTAAAGGCGCTCTGTCACGCAGAATCCACTCGGTGGATAGCAAATCCTATCTTCGCGCCGATTTGAACACTTGGTTCCAAGGCCGGGTCGAGGAAGACCAGAAGCGGGTGGGGCGCAAGATCTACGTCAAGCGGCAGCTACCGCATATTCTGGTTCCGTTCCGCGCCCCCTTGGCCACACCGTGCGCTAAACGAAATGGCCTCGTCTTGCACCAGCAATACAGCATGACGCGCTACCGTTATAAACACATCGTCGACAACGTCTGCAAATGGCTGGACGAGGTGTTTCTCCGCCCTAATGAACTGGCTGATATCTACAAGCTATCGCTTGTTGAGCAAGGGCAGCGCTTACAAAACACTGTATTCGCTTCCCTGGGAGATGTGCGTTCCTTCTTGGGGCGGGTGCTTCTCCACGCCACGATTCGGCAGACGCATTCAAGTCAGCCAATACCCTGCATGCTTTACCTCGAAGGTCAGAACGAAGAAAAGATACTGGAGAACGTCCATATCGTTCGGCGAGATCCTGGGGGCGATGAGTTGTGGGTTGGCTTCAGTGAGCTTGTCACGGCATCAAACATCGCTGCGCGCTTGCATGAGATCCGTGATGAGCTCTACGAGCAGATCATGGAATGCTTCAGCAACGCTCGGGGCAAGATCCTCGACATCAAAGACGATGCCTACCTACTGCGCCATGACATCCACACGATCTTGGACGAGAGCAATTCGTTCGACTCTCATCTGGATCGTCTTCGTTTCGTGCTATTCATAGGGTACGACTCGACATTGCTCACTGAGCCTGAAACACCGGGGCATGAAGATCATCTTGAGCAGGAAACGGCAGCCCTATTCGAAAAGTTTGTCGATGACCTGGAGCACGACCCTACCTTCGCAAAGCTCACAATCAACGTGTTCATCTACCCAGCGCCAAGTCTGGAGACGTTAACCCAATTGGTAGACAAGAAGGTCAGGGAGGCCTTGTGA
- a CDS encoding helix-turn-helix domain-containing protein gives MGAIVRKIRKQQSIIQTDLAGMLGKSHVLLRDIETGKGTVAIASVLQVLKELGIRIYADLPA, from the coding sequence TTGGGCGCCATAGTTCGAAAAATACGAAAACAGCAGTCGATTATCCAAACCGACCTTGCGGGCATGTTAGGCAAGAGTCATGTGCTGCTGAGAGACATCGAGACCGGTAAAGGCACCGTAGCTATCGCAAGCGTGCTGCAGGTGCTGAAGGAGCTTGGCATACGGATCTACGCAGATCTGCCAGCGTGA